In Salvelinus sp. IW2-2015 linkage group LG23, ASM291031v2, whole genome shotgun sequence, a genomic segment contains:
- the LOC111950200 gene encoding dicarboxylate carrier UCP2 produces the protein MVGIKPTDLAPTTAVKFVGAGTAACIADLVTFPLDTAKVRLQIQGEAQLGHGAQAVRYRGVFGTITTMVRTEGARSLYSGLVAGLQRQMSFASVRIGLYDSMKQFYTHGSDSASIVTRLMAGCTTGAMAVMFAQPTDVVKVRFQAQVRLADGVKRYNGTMDAYRTIARDEGVRGLWKGCMPNITRNAIVNCCELVTYDIIKELILKYDLMTDNLPCHFTAALGAGFCTTIVASPVDVVKTRFMNSTSGQYSSAMNCAYTMLTKEGPTAFYKGFVPSFLRLASWNIVMFVSYEQIKRAMMRTKTSWESPF, from the exons ATGGTTGGAATAAAACCCACAGACCTGGCGCCAACGACGGCTGTCAAGTTTGTTGGTGCAGGCACAGCAGCCTGCATCGCTGACCTTGTGACCTTCCCCTTGGATACTGCCAAAGTCAGACTACAG ATTCAAGGGGAGGCTCAGTTGGGGCATGGGGCCCAGGCTGTGCGGTATCGGGGCGTGTTTGGTACCATCACCACAATGGTGCGTACGGAGGGGGCCAGGAGCCTCTACAGCGGGCTGGTGGCAGGGCTCCAGAGGCAGATGAGCTTCGCCTCTGTCCGTATCGGCCTCTATGACTCCATGAAGCAGTTCTACACTCATGGCTCTGACA GTGCTAGCATCGTTACTCGGCTCATGGCAGGCTGCACCACCGGAGCAATGGCTGTGATGTTTGCTCAGCCCACAGACGTGGTCAAGGTGCGTTTCCAGGCTCAAGTACGTCTGGCTGACGGGGTGAAGAGATACAACGGTACTATGGACGCTTATCGGACCATCGCCCGAGATGAAGGGGTGCGGGGCCTTTGGAAAG GCTGCATGCCGAATATAACTCGCAATGCCATTGTGAATTGTTGCGAGCTGGTCACCTACGACATCATCAAGGAACTTATATTGAAGTATGACCTAATGACAG ATAACCTTCCATGCCACTTCACGGCTGCGCTCGGTGCAGGGTTCTGTACCACCATTGTTGCATCACCAGTAGATGTGGTTAAGACCAGATTCATGAATTCAACGTCAGGCCAGTACAGCAGCGCAATGAACTGTGCCTACACTATGCTGACTAAGGAGGGGCCAACAGCCTTCTACAAGGG GTTTGTGCCCTCCTTCCTGCGACTGGCGTCCTGGAACATTGTGATGTTTGTGTCTTATGAGCAGATCAAGAGGGCTATGATGAGAACAAAGACCTCCTGGGAGTCACCATTctga